The following proteins are encoded in a genomic region of Sesamum indicum cultivar Zhongzhi No. 13 linkage group LG8, S_indicum_v1.0, whole genome shotgun sequence:
- the LOC105167407 gene encoding RPM1-interacting protein 4 isoform X1, with translation MAEKGLPLPKFGEWDVNDPASAEGFTVIFNKARNEKRTGGKSDSPPKDEPTYKHGSILGKPHSQKKWFCCMQSASAES, from the exons ATGGCG GAAAAAGGTCTACCATTACCAAAATTTGGAGAATGGGATGTCAATGATCCAGCATCTGCTGAGGGGTTCACTGTGATTTTTAACAAAGCTAGGAATGAGAAAAGGACAGGTGGAAAGTCGGACTCTCCGCCAAAAGATGAACCCACATATAAGCATGGATCAATACTAGGAAAGCCTCATTCT CAGAAGAAGTGGTTTTGCTGCATGCAGTCTGCTTCAGCAGAATCATGA
- the LOC105167406 gene encoding LOW QUALITY PROTEIN: acetyl-CoA acetyltransferase, cytosolic 1-like (The sequence of the model RefSeq protein was modified relative to this genomic sequence to represent the inferred CDS: inserted 1 base in 1 codon): protein MSPAARDSIKPRDVCIVGVARTPMGGFLGSLSSLSATKLGSIAIASALKRANIDPSLVEEVFFGNVLSANLGXPARQAAIGAGIPNTVVCTTVNKVCASGMKATMLAAQSIQLGTNDVVVAGGMESMSNVPKYLSEARKGSRLGHDSVVDGMLKDGLWDVYNDFGMGVCAELCAEQHNITREEQDNYAVQSFERGIAAKDSGYFTWEIVPVEVSGGRGKPPIIIDTDEGLGKFDAAKLRKLRPSFKETGGSVTAGNASSISDGAAALVLVSGEKAMKLGLEVIAKITGYADAAQAPELFTTAPALAIPKAIKNAGLESSQIDYYEINEAFAVVALANQKLLGLNPEKVNVHGGAVSLGHPLGCSGARILATLLGVLRQKNGKYGVGGVCNGGGGASALVLELV, encoded by the exons ATGTCTCCAGCGGCAAGGGATTCAATTAAGCCGAGAG ATGTTTGCATTGTCGGTGTTGCCCGAACTCCTATGGGTGGCTTTCTTGGTTCTCTTTCATCATTGTCGGCAACCAAGCTTGGATCTATTGCTATTGCAA GTGCTCTGAAGAGAGCAAATATCGATCCATCACTTGTTGAGGAAGTCTTCTTTGGGAATGTGCTAAGCGCAAACTTGG CTCCAGCCAGGCAGGCAGCAATAGGTGCAGGTATCCCAAATACAGTGGTTTGCACGACTGTCAACAAAGTCTGCGCCTCAGGGATGAAAG CAACTATGCTTGCAGCACAAAGTATCCAGTTGGGCACCAATGATGTGGTTGTGGCTGGTGGCATGGAAAGCATGTCTAATGTCCCAAAGTACCTGTCAGAAGCAAG GAAAGGATCCCGACTTGGACATGATTCTGTTGTTGATGGAATGCTGAAAGATGGATTGTGGGATGTTTATAATGACTTTGGCATGGGCGTTTGTGCTGAATTATGTGCTGAACAACATAATATTACAAGAGAGGAGCag GATAATTATGCAGTCCAAAGCTTTGAGCGTGGAATTGCTGCTAAAGATAGTGGTTACTTTACATGGGAGATTGTTCCA GTTGAAGTGTCTGGGGGAAGAGGAAAACCACCTATTATTATAGATACGGATGAAGGTCTAGGAAAG TTTGATGCTGCAAAGTTAAGGAAGCTAAGACCAAGTTTTAAGGAAACTGGTGGTTCTGTCACAGCTGGAAATGCTTCTAGCATAAG TGACGGTGCTGCTGCTCTCGTTTTAGTAAGTGGAGAGAAGGCTATGAAACTTGGGCTGGAAGTCATTGCAAAGATCACAGGATATGCTGATGCTGCTCAG GCACCAGAATTATTTACGACAGCTCCAGCTCTAGCCATtccaaaagcaattaaaaatGCTGGATTAGAATCATCTCAAATAGACTATTATGAAATCAATGAAGCCTTTGCA GTTGTGGCTCTTGCAAATCAGAAGCTATTGGGTCTGAATCCG GAGAAAGTTAATGTACATGGTGGAGCTGTATCATTAGGGCATCCTCTAGGTTGTAGTGGAGCTCGTATCCTAGCCACACTTTTGGGG GTATTGAGgcagaaaaatggaaaatatgGAGTTGGTGGTGTTTGCAATGGAGGCGGAGGTGCTTCAGCCCTTGTCTTGGAGcttgtgtaa
- the LOC105167407 gene encoding RPM1-interacting protein 4 isoform X2, whose product MAEKGLPLPKFGEWDVNDPASAEGFTVIFNKARNEKRTGGKSDSPPKDEPTYKHGSILGKPHSKKWFCCMQSASAES is encoded by the exons ATGGCG GAAAAAGGTCTACCATTACCAAAATTTGGAGAATGGGATGTCAATGATCCAGCATCTGCTGAGGGGTTCACTGTGATTTTTAACAAAGCTAGGAATGAGAAAAGGACAGGTGGAAAGTCGGACTCTCCGCCAAAAGATGAACCCACATATAAGCATGGATCAATACTAGGAAAGCCTCATTCT AAGAAGTGGTTTTGCTGCATGCAGTCTGCTTCAGCAGAATCATGA